The following proteins come from a genomic window of Alosa sapidissima isolate fAloSap1 chromosome 20, fAloSap1.pri, whole genome shotgun sequence:
- the LOC121695069 gene encoding CD81 antigen-like gives MMFVGFLGCYGAIQESQCLLGTFFACLVLLFACEVAAGIWGFMHKDSVSKEFIAFYDSVYEQGLTMNLLEDKKRAATQVLKAIHETLDCCGKDNTIENLFTHLGTDVCPERSSVFSQSKNCHTRIRSLFTDKVYLIGFAALAVAVIMIFEMIFSMVLCCSIRNSPVY, from the exons ATGATGTTCGTTGGATTCCTTGGTTGCTATGGCGCCATCCAGGAGTCCCAGTGCCTCCTCGGAACG ttcTTTGCTTGCCTGGTGTTGCTGTTTGCCTGTGAGGTTGCTGCTGGCATCTGGGGCTTCATGCACAAGGATTCG gtgtCTAAGGAGTTCATAGCGTTCTACGACTCAGTGTATGAGCAGGGCCTGACCATGAACTTGTTAGAAGACAAGAAGCGTGCCGCCACCCAGGTCCTCAAGGCCATCCACGAGACA CTGGACTGCTGCGGAAAGGACAACACCATTGAGAACCTGTTCACTCACCTGGGCACCGACGTGTGTCCAGAGAGGAGCAGTGTGTTCAGCCAAAGCAAG AACTGTCACACACGAATCAGGTCGCTCTTCACTGATAAAGTCTACCTGATTGGCTTTGCTGCTCTGGCTGTTGCAGTCATCATG ATCTTCGAGATGATCTTCAGCATGGTGCTTTGCTGTAGCATCCGCAACAGCCCGGTCTACTGA